One Mycobacterium sp. SMC-4 DNA window includes the following coding sequences:
- a CDS encoding glycoside hydrolase family 3 N-terminal domain-containing protein, with protein MTTIIRSSDREAGLSSTAVSAPTAISAPPQSACHELDTLLNGLDLRQKLAQTLMVGVRNIADASAAVNDQHVGGIFITSWTDLSMLTSGALRELQSAQRQIPLAVSVDEEGGRVQRLRSLIGYQDSPRQLAAGVSAQQVQAIAYERGRKMRDYGITVDFAPVVDVTGDADGTVIGDRSFGADPHTVTEYAGAYAQGLREAGLLPVLKHFPGHGRASGDSHHSGVTTPPLEQLLQIDTVPYRTLTAAHPVAVMLGHMQVPGLTGTDPASLSGAAYAFLREGRYGGPAFDGPTFTDDLSSMAAITQLYSVPDAVLKALQAGADTALWISTDQVPAVLDRLESAVNSGELTIARVEDAVRTMAVAKNPALACTR; from the coding sequence ATGACAACCATCATCAGGTCCTCAGATCGCGAGGCTGGCCTGTCCTCGACGGCTGTCTCGGCGCCGACAGCTATCTCGGCCCCACCGCAGTCGGCATGCCACGAGCTCGACACGCTGTTGAACGGGCTTGATCTACGTCAAAAGCTCGCGCAGACGCTGATGGTGGGAGTGCGCAATATTGCTGACGCCAGCGCCGCCGTCAACGACCAACATGTCGGCGGAATCTTCATCACCAGCTGGACGGATCTGAGCATGCTGACCTCCGGTGCGCTACGGGAACTGCAGTCAGCGCAACGCCAGATCCCACTTGCGGTCAGTGTTGACGAAGAAGGCGGTCGGGTACAGCGGTTGAGATCGTTGATCGGATACCAGGATTCGCCGCGCCAATTGGCTGCGGGGGTCTCCGCCCAGCAAGTGCAGGCTATCGCCTACGAGCGGGGACGCAAGATGCGCGACTACGGAATCACCGTCGATTTCGCTCCCGTTGTCGATGTCACAGGCGACGCCGACGGCACTGTCATCGGCGACCGCTCGTTCGGCGCCGACCCCCACACCGTGACCGAATATGCAGGTGCCTACGCGCAGGGTCTTCGAGAAGCTGGCCTCCTTCCGGTTCTCAAGCACTTTCCGGGTCACGGCCGTGCGTCGGGCGATTCTCACCACAGTGGTGTGACCACGCCACCTCTAGAGCAGCTGTTGCAGATCGACACAGTTCCCTATCGCACACTGACCGCCGCTCATCCGGTAGCAGTAATGCTCGGACACATGCAGGTTCCTGGGCTGACCGGCACCGACCCCGCCAGTTTGTCCGGTGCGGCATATGCATTCCTACGTGAGGGTCGCTACGGTGGTCCGGCATTTGATGGCCCGACATTCACCGATGACCTATCGAGCATGGCTGCGATCACCCAGCTCTACAGCGTCCCAGACGCTGTGCTCAAAGCGCTTCAAGCCGGTGCGGACACGGCATTGTGGATCTCGACGGACCAGGTTCCTGCCGTCCTCGATCGGCTCGAAAGTGCGGTCAACAGCGGCGAACTCACCATCGCCAGGGTCGAGGATGCGGTCCGGACGATGGCCGTGGCGAAGAATCCCGCACTTGCCTGCACACGCTGA
- a CDS encoding PQQ-like beta-propeller repeat protein, producing MSGANFNPPPGWPIPRGWTPPPEWEPDPSWPSAPAGWQFWIDEPLLAPDEEAWPTHGESAPEVVGPPHLSARRRKLALVAVAVTLAVALTAGTVVAVSWWRESPESVARPLGMLPGTYPTSPQFAWMVAAEELTSGPDPGITSPVYGAAYYASVGAVVAGDHVIVHAVPQRQSPENAQMVAIGLDDGQVAWTRPSNGADGCARDLVRDLLPCRSAAKYGATSAVDFIDIDTGSTRSSASVPFYLNMLATDGEDLYTAGFRESEGLVVAKGSVENPTADWQVSIPGEACEGYGGGDLYALQVRDGIVSGMQGGGADIALRASDGTPIFDSAVSNVSAFDGPVVVAQRCVAGSGSDDWPIEVVDGEGALLFTPDAHIRRHLLDVGAGAPTTLVTIDGEGIDATTGEILWRNRDWPSGWGTSSVVVGDTLVYQGGRTDFLQADDIVTGDSTWGASPAALGEQLVTDGRNLISRLHSDIQARSLADGKELWSIPIPGIGDNETVELQATDHGLLLVTGQKLGLLRPTGPSAPVPGRGASHDIEDSTGGTTLVTKCGTPPRFEPQEIVTETGALVIDMKIVANCPGGDVLSSPRTSVSVAAGDGQNVASGTFDLSTAPIVIAPSGSGEEPSALHRFRFPVGTFWRLPVSVDEVPDADSPQRGRVDLDAKTLRVECQTDGSGVASEQAGSGAESSTAAGPADPQRGDDESASLDALRALANADRPFVTRQLADRWVPQLSSKRPGLVADGIVWNNAETLREHLDLRLRYPEVRLLWSGDWPVFSAPDFWVTIAGVTFADPGGALAWCRDHGFDRDHCYAKLVSTTHPVEGSTAFNN from the coding sequence ATGTCAGGTGCGAATTTCAACCCGCCACCAGGCTGGCCGATCCCGCGGGGATGGACTCCACCACCGGAATGGGAGCCGGATCCGTCATGGCCGTCCGCGCCGGCGGGATGGCAGTTCTGGATCGACGAACCTCTACTTGCTCCGGACGAAGAGGCGTGGCCCACACACGGTGAGAGTGCCCCCGAAGTAGTTGGCCCGCCCCACCTGTCGGCGCGCCGGCGCAAACTCGCGCTGGTTGCCGTTGCGGTGACGCTGGCGGTGGCGTTGACGGCGGGGACAGTCGTAGCGGTGTCGTGGTGGAGAGAGTCACCAGAGTCGGTGGCCCGTCCGCTGGGGATGCTGCCGGGGACGTATCCCACCTCGCCCCAGTTCGCCTGGATGGTCGCCGCAGAGGAGCTCACCTCGGGCCCGGACCCCGGTATCACCAGCCCCGTCTACGGGGCGGCGTACTACGCCTCGGTTGGCGCGGTCGTGGCCGGCGATCACGTGATCGTGCACGCGGTTCCGCAGCGTCAGTCGCCAGAAAACGCTCAGATGGTTGCGATCGGTCTGGACGACGGGCAGGTGGCGTGGACACGACCTTCGAATGGGGCCGATGGGTGCGCGCGCGACCTTGTTCGCGACCTGCTGCCGTGCCGCAGCGCAGCGAAGTACGGCGCCACCAGCGCAGTAGATTTCATCGACATCGACACCGGCTCTACGCGGTCGAGTGCGTCGGTGCCGTTCTACCTCAACATGCTCGCCACGGACGGCGAGGACCTGTACACGGCGGGGTTCCGCGAGTCCGAGGGATTGGTGGTAGCCAAGGGGTCGGTGGAGAATCCGACGGCCGACTGGCAAGTCAGCATCCCCGGCGAAGCGTGCGAGGGGTACGGCGGAGGCGACCTCTATGCCTTGCAGGTGCGTGATGGAATCGTGTCCGGCATGCAGGGCGGGGGAGCCGACATCGCACTCCGCGCCTCCGATGGCACCCCGATCTTCGATTCAGCAGTGTCGAATGTTTCGGCTTTCGACGGGCCGGTTGTCGTCGCGCAGCGGTGCGTCGCCGGGAGCGGATCAGACGACTGGCCGATCGAGGTCGTCGACGGCGAGGGCGCATTGCTGTTCACCCCCGACGCCCACATCCGGCGACACCTCTTGGACGTGGGCGCCGGCGCGCCGACCACCCTGGTCACGATCGACGGCGAAGGGATCGACGCCACAACAGGCGAGATTCTTTGGCGGAACCGGGACTGGCCAAGCGGGTGGGGCACCTCGTCGGTGGTCGTGGGTGACACTCTGGTCTATCAGGGTGGTCGGACTGACTTCCTTCAAGCCGACGACATCGTCACCGGTGACAGCACGTGGGGTGCTTCGCCGGCTGCGCTCGGTGAGCAGCTGGTGACCGACGGCCGCAACCTGATCTCCCGGCTGCACAGCGATATCCAGGCGCGTTCTCTGGCAGACGGAAAGGAGCTGTGGTCGATACCGATACCGGGGATCGGTGACAATGAAACCGTCGAGCTCCAGGCAACTGACCATGGCCTACTGCTCGTCACCGGTCAGAAATTGGGATTGCTGCGTCCCACCGGTCCGTCCGCGCCGGTCCCCGGCCGCGGGGCAAGCCACGACATCGAGGACAGCACCGGCGGCACCACGCTGGTGACAAAGTGCGGCACTCCCCCGAGATTCGAACCGCAGGAGATCGTCACCGAAACCGGGGCGCTTGTTATCGACATGAAGATTGTTGCCAATTGCCCCGGCGGCGACGTCTTGTCCTCGCCACGAACCTCGGTGTCAGTAGCCGCCGGAGACGGCCAGAATGTGGCATCCGGGACGTTCGACCTCTCGACGGCGCCGATCGTCATCGCTCCCAGTGGTTCCGGTGAGGAACCGTCGGCGCTTCATCGATTCAGGTTTCCGGTGGGGACTTTCTGGCGGTTGCCGGTGTCGGTCGACGAAGTGCCCGACGCGGATTCCCCCCAGAGGGGCAGGGTTGATCTCGATGCGAAGACGCTCCGCGTCGAATGCCAGACAGACGGGTCTGGCGTGGCATCAGAGCAGGCTGGCTCCGGAGCTGAATCGTCTACCGCGGCGGGTCCCGCCGATCCTCAACGCGGTGACGACGAATCGGCCAGCCTCGATGCGCTGCGTGCCCTCGCCAACGCCGACCGCCCATTCGTGACGCGGCAGCTGGCCGATCGTTGGGTGCCGCAGCTCAGCTCGAAACGGCCGGGTTTGGTGGCCGACGGGATCGTCTGGAACAACGCTGAGACCTTGCGGGAACACCTCGACCTGAGACTGAGGTATCCCGAAGTACGGCTACTGTGGTCCGGCGATTGGCCTGTATTCTCGGCGCCGGATTTCTGGGTGACGATTGCCGGAGTGACATTCGCCGACCCCGGCGGCGCCCTGGCATGGTGTCGCGATCATGGGTTCGACCGCGACCACTGCTATGCCAAACTCGTCAGCACGACCCATCCGGTCGAAGGCAGCACGGCCTTCAACAATTGA
- a CDS encoding MerR family transcriptional regulator, translating to MSGPIQTILRRVRRGSRDVIENAVSQLFDAAVQPHGAADSGEYRIDELARLAGTTTRNIRVYRDRGLLHPPLRVGRIALFNDTHLTRLRLITSLLDRGYNIAHVKEMLSTWEQGKDLGDMLGLESAIAGSWATEKPQRMPLTAARRLIDDSDAFDRLVALGIVRIDDDEHATVMRPTLVDAFTEIRQYGVAWDKLIDLHEQVAPLLDQISAILVQAGLEEVVDKINPGAAMPDDVEVAQLITTLVRFRTQAVAAVGATLASSIESQVESVVAQMLGDLIEKQAASGE from the coding sequence ATGTCCGGGCCGATCCAGACGATTCTGCGGCGCGTTCGCCGCGGCTCGCGAGACGTCATCGAGAATGCGGTGTCGCAGTTGTTCGACGCCGCGGTGCAACCGCACGGCGCCGCCGACTCCGGCGAGTACCGCATCGACGAGCTCGCCCGGCTGGCCGGCACCACCACCCGCAACATCCGCGTCTACCGCGACCGCGGTCTACTGCACCCGCCGCTGCGGGTGGGCCGGATTGCACTGTTCAACGACACCCACCTGACCCGGCTGCGGCTGATCACCTCACTGCTGGACCGCGGGTACAACATCGCCCACGTCAAGGAGATGCTCTCGACGTGGGAACAGGGCAAAGACCTCGGCGACATGCTGGGCCTTGAATCGGCCATCGCGGGTAGCTGGGCCACCGAGAAGCCGCAGCGGATGCCGCTGACCGCGGCACGACGGTTGATCGACGATTCGGACGCGTTCGACCGGCTGGTGGCGCTGGGCATCGTCCGGATCGACGACGACGAACACGCCACAGTCATGCGGCCGACACTGGTGGACGCGTTCACCGAGATCCGCCAGTACGGGGTGGCATGGGACAAACTCATCGACCTGCACGAGCAGGTGGCCCCGCTGCTGGATCAGATCAGCGCGATCCTGGTGCAGGCCGGCCTGGAAGAGGTCGTCGACAAGATCAACCCCGGTGCCGCCATGCCCGACGATGTCGAAGTCGCCCAGCTGATCACCACATTGGTGCGGTTCCGTACCCAGGCCGTGGCTGCGGTCGGGGCCACGCTGGCGTCGTCGATCGAATCGCAGGTGGAATCGGTGGTCGCACAGATGCTCGGCGACCTGATCGAGAAGCAGGCGGCATCCGGCGAGTAA
- a CDS encoding DUF1343 domain-containing protein yields the protein MPAVGHVRPGIEIFLRDLPPALRGKRIGLITNHTGIDRMRTPDIDLIAGHDDLQLVALLAPEHGIRGDIEAGVTVADDVDDKTGVPIHSLYLSEDRGPTSEMLKDVDALVYDLQEVGGRTWTYVSTMALSMQAAARQGIPFVVLDRPNPIGGEIVEGALLEPAFASFVGMYPIPARHGMTVGELATLFNEQHGIGADLIVARAEGWLRAQWFDDTGLPWVNPSPNLRSLAAVTNYPGTVYFEGTNIAEGRGTDRPFEQVGASWLDAPRVVEAMNAMRLPGIRFEPRTLSVSDTALKFPGQTIPGIELIVTDRQAYRPVRTALLLIDAIRKQHPDDFVWGPSIDLLTGSDKVRLAIDADRLPALLQDWDRQASAFLESRAPYLLY from the coding sequence ATGCCCGCAGTCGGGCACGTTCGGCCCGGTATCGAGATCTTCCTCCGCGATCTGCCGCCGGCGTTGCGCGGTAAGCGCATCGGTCTCATCACCAACCACACGGGAATCGACAGGATGCGCACGCCAGACATTGATCTGATCGCGGGGCATGACGACCTGCAACTCGTGGCTTTGCTGGCGCCCGAGCATGGCATCCGGGGCGACATCGAGGCAGGTGTCACCGTCGCCGACGATGTCGACGACAAGACCGGCGTGCCGATCCACTCTCTCTACCTGAGCGAGGATCGGGGACCCACATCGGAAATGCTCAAAGACGTGGACGCACTGGTCTACGACCTACAGGAAGTTGGCGGACGTACATGGACCTACGTCTCGACTATGGCGCTGTCAATGCAAGCCGCAGCGCGCCAAGGGATTCCCTTCGTGGTGCTCGACCGACCGAATCCGATCGGTGGTGAGATCGTGGAGGGTGCTCTGCTTGAGCCGGCGTTCGCCTCTTTCGTCGGTATGTACCCGATCCCGGCGCGACACGGCATGACGGTCGGTGAACTGGCCACGCTGTTCAATGAGCAGCACGGTATCGGCGCAGATTTGATCGTCGCACGTGCCGAAGGGTGGTTGCGCGCGCAATGGTTCGATGACACCGGCTTGCCTTGGGTGAACCCGTCGCCCAATCTCCGGTCGCTGGCCGCGGTGACTAACTACCCAGGCACGGTCTACTTCGAAGGAACCAACATCGCTGAGGGCCGGGGCACCGATCGCCCCTTCGAACAGGTGGGCGCCTCGTGGCTGGATGCGCCACGCGTCGTCGAGGCCATGAATGCGATGCGCCTTCCCGGCATCCGATTCGAACCCCGCACCCTGTCCGTCTCGGACACCGCACTCAAGTTTCCCGGACAAACCATTCCGGGCATCGAGCTGATCGTCACCGACCGCCAGGCGTACCGGCCAGTCCGGACAGCACTCCTACTCATTGACGCCATCCGTAAGCAGCATCCAGACGATTTCGTGTGGGGCCCATCAATCGACCTGTTGACCGGATCGGACAAGGTGCGCCTCGCGATCGATGCGGACCGGTTGCCGGCACTCCTCCAAGACTGGGACCGTCAGGCCTCTGCGTTTCTCGAGAGCAGGGCACCCTACCTGCTGTACTAG
- a CDS encoding YncE family protein: protein MRLTGLMLAIVLGAAVSCSSQAADPGGTVPPKADIPTEPPRVVKTLSMAGNPWAVAVDSKKAKIYLADPNRDAITVMDNNGQVKATITGVANPQTLVADPSHNAVYVPNGTCSQGELAVVDTNDDQIRSFITVGVAPTAAAIDPTSGQMYVINHGCPDAFDSTLSIIDTGRRHVISEFPIGRSASLADIDPDTEKVYVSSYLRSEGSNLLVVDPAAQDVITRIPLPGSLGAGAVAVDSASQSVYITNAQGSVTVVDTTANKVRAEIPVGNYPMQIAADPDWKTIYVVNQADNSVSVIDTRSNRVTQTIDVGRRPSSIAVDLTTHRAYVTNSDDGTITVIGR, encoded by the coding sequence ATGCGTTTGACCGGGCTAATGCTGGCGATCGTACTTGGCGCAGCCGTTAGCTGCTCCTCTCAAGCTGCCGACCCAGGAGGCACCGTACCTCCCAAAGCTGATATTCCAACAGAGCCGCCGCGCGTGGTGAAGACCCTATCGATGGCAGGTAATCCGTGGGCAGTTGCGGTCGATTCGAAGAAGGCCAAGATCTACCTTGCGGACCCGAATCGGGATGCCATCACTGTCATGGACAACAACGGCCAGGTCAAGGCAACCATCACCGGCGTCGCCAACCCGCAAACCTTGGTTGCCGATCCGAGCCATAATGCGGTCTATGTTCCGAACGGTACCTGCTCCCAGGGCGAGCTCGCCGTCGTCGACACTAACGATGATCAGATTCGCAGCTTCATCACTGTTGGCGTCGCGCCGACAGCCGCTGCTATCGACCCGACTTCCGGCCAGATGTACGTCATCAATCATGGCTGCCCCGACGCCTTCGACAGCACCCTGTCGATCATCGACACGGGGCGGCGTCACGTGATATCGGAGTTTCCGATCGGCAGGTCGGCCAGCCTGGCCGACATCGACCCTGACACTGAGAAGGTTTACGTCAGCAGCTATTTGCGAAGTGAAGGAAGCAACCTGCTGGTGGTCGATCCTGCCGCGCAAGATGTCATCACCAGAATACCGCTTCCTGGCAGCCTTGGCGCCGGTGCGGTGGCAGTGGACTCTGCATCGCAGTCGGTCTACATCACCAACGCACAAGGCTCGGTTACGGTCGTGGACACAACCGCCAACAAGGTCCGCGCCGAGATACCGGTCGGCAACTATCCGATGCAGATTGCCGCAGATCCAGATTGGAAAACCATTTACGTCGTCAATCAGGCGGACAACTCCGTGTCTGTCATCGACACGCGCAGCAATCGGGTGACGCAGACAATCGACGTTGGGCGCAGACCTTCTAGCATTGCGGTCGATTTGACCACGCACCGGGCGTATGTCACCAACAGCGACGACGGAACGATCACGGTAATCGGACGATAG